One window of the Balaenoptera ricei isolate mBalRic1 chromosome X, mBalRic1.hap2, whole genome shotgun sequence genome contains the following:
- the LOC132357089 gene encoding uncharacterized protein CXorf49 homolog: protein MARVEVAVTAVEAGGAQRAAAATSGVARARLKPNDARLSARLTRPRCGILIGPGPANQRAPCGCCCPLSAARLDRRDRDRDRDSGHRPSPRFRRRQGSDMSSPDKLSVWGTLFGPEGGERAGVSPTGPAVPRGPDPGPEPGEPRSGEGGGGFPDPEGFQSEREMLEAGGPVLWGREGRPGSPADDTRDLLELAEESAAGILRQLAARDVLGVHRHLSPESCAAFEVSAVWAGLEAGPGGRGAPAQSCGEAPPAPAGPLHLGGPEAGRAWGNPKRGPKRRLKVAADRQRLPEKGLAWLLSDPESSDEFSETELMTLSNYPRGGGQAEPSRPEAPGDTPRHSIFQDRENFLHVPGSSLSLAPRGLTSVVETQGVGEQGISSPRKMRSMLWGKGGSRPSYPGAAAAAAGGLRRVTPRKKGAQEKKSLGGASKLALGRTFPSGGERISAPPLEPATLPPISGIPLLGRSKRYTLVLSGNEQSKHTGAGKKSVARRARESEAVAGEDKDPNKDPAAKGQLPTHKPGTSFPRMHGGKACSDDLNTRGPQDPGNSEPLALNPGEVMPRLPVPSGDRKPLDHPPRPERQQQPLGTPGCPLSLVLQREIDDLKEKLAAMQYLADKFQTL from the exons ATGGCCCGAGTCGAGGTCGCGGTCACGGCGGTCGAGGCGGGCGGCGCTCAGAGGGCAGCGGCAGCCACCTCAGGCGTCGCACGAGCTCGCCTCAAACCAAACGACGCGAGGCTTTCAGCGCGCCTCACACGCCCGCGCTGCGGCATCCTCATTGGTCCGGGCCCAGCCAACCAGCGGGCGCCTT GTGGCTGCTGCTGCCCTCTGAGCGCCGCCCGCCTCGACCGCCGTGACCGCGACCGCGACCGTGACTCGGGCCATCGACCGTCGCCCCGGTTCCGGCGCCGCCAGGGTAGCGACATGAGTTCCCCCGATAAGCTGTCTGTGTGGGGAACGCTTTTCGGCCCAGAGGGCGGGGAGCGGGCCGGCGTCAGCCCGACCGGCCCCGCAGTCCCGCGGGGTCCCGACCCAGGCCCCGAGCCCGGGGAGCCGCGGAGCGGCGAGGGCGGGGGCGGCTTCCCGGACCCCGAGGGCTTCCAGTCGGAGCGGGAGATGCTGGAAGCGGGAGGGCCGGTGCTGTGGGGCCGCGAAGGCCGACCTGGCTCCCCGGCTGACGACACGAGGGACCTCCTGGAACTGGCCGAGGAGTCTGCGGCGGGCATCCTGCGGCAGCTGGCCGCCCGGGACGTGCTGGGCGTCCACAGACACCTGTCCCCGGAGAGCTGCGCCGCCTTCGAAGTGTCCGCCGTGTGGGCCGGCCTCGAGGCGGGTCCCGGGGGTCGAGGAGCGCCCGCCCAGAGCTGTGGGGAAGCGCCGCCGGCTCCGGCCGGCCCTCTCCACCTCGGTGGGCCCGAAGCGGGCCGGGCCTGGGGGAACCCTAAGAGAGGCCCTAAGCGTAGGTTGAAGGTGGCTGCGGATCGCCAGCGGCTCCCCGAGAAAGGCCTAGCCTGGCTGCTGTCCGACCCCGAGTCCTCAGATGAGTTCAGTGAGACAGAGCTGATGACGTTGAGCAATTACCCCAGAGGAGGAGGCCAGGCCGAGCCCAGCAGACCCGAGGCTCCCGGGGACACTCCCAGACACTCGATTTTCCAAGACAGGGAGAATTTCCTTCACGTGCCAGGCTCTTCCCTGTCCTTGGCTCCGCGAGGACTCACTTCGGTTGTGGAAACGCAGGGCGTGGGAGAGCAGGGCATCTCTTCCCCTAGGAAAATGCGGAGCATGCtctgggggaaggggggcagcAGGCCCAGCTACCcgggagctgctgctgctgctgcaggtggCCTGCGGCGGGTCACTCCTAGGAAGAAGGGGGCCCAGGAGAAGAAATCCCTCGGGGGAGCCTCCAAACTTGCCCTGGGGAGAACCTTCCCTTCCGGGGGAGAGCGAATCTCGGCACCTCCCCTGGAACCGGCCACCTTGCCCCCAATCTCTGGCATCCCGCTGCTTGGGAGATCCAAGAGGTATACCTTGGTCCTTTCGGGAAATGAACAGTCCAAGCACACCGGTGCTGGGAAGAAATCCGTGGCCAGGCGGGCAAGGGAGTCTGAGGCGGTGGCGGGAGAAGATAAAGACCCAAATAAAGATCCAGCCGCAAAGGGCCAA CTGCCAACTCACAAGCCAGGCACATCTTTTCCACGCATGCATGGTGGAAAAGCCTGCAGTGACGACCTCAACACCAGAGGCCCCCAAGATCCAGGAAACTCAGAGCCCTTGGCCCTGAACCCAGGAGAAGTCATGCCCAGGCTGCCTGTCCCCTCAG GTGACCGGAAGCCACTTGACCATCCCCCACGACCAGAAAGACAGCAGCAGCCACTGGGAACACCGGGCTGTCCTCTG AGTCTCGTGCTACAGAGAGAAATAGACGACCTTAAGGAGAAACTTG CCGCCATGCAGTACCTGGCTGACAAGTTCCAGACCCTTTGA
- the LOC132357088 gene encoding uncharacterized protein CXorf49 homolog: MSSPDKLSVWVTVFGPEGGERAGVGPGGPAVLRGPDPGPEPGEPRSGEGGGGFPDPEGFQSEREMLEAGGPVLWGSEGRPDSPADVTRDLLELAEESAAGILRQLADWDVLDVHRHPSPESCAAFEVSAVWAGLEAGPGGRGAPAQSCGEAPPAPSGRLHLGGPEAGRAWGNPKRGPKRRLKVAADRQRLPEEDPAWLLSDPESSDELSETQLMTVSTYPRGGGQAEPSRPEAPGDTPRHSNFQVRENFLHVPGSSLSLAPRGLTSVVETQGVGEQGISSPRKRRSVLWGKGGSRPSYPGAAAASGGLPRVTPRKKGAQEKKSLGGASKLALGRTFPSGGVRISAPPLEPATLPPISGIPLLGRSKRYTLVLSGTEQSKHTGAGKKSVARRARESEAVAGEDKDPNRDPAAKGQLPTHRPGTSFPRMHGGKACSDDLNTRGPQDPGNSEPLALNPGEVMPRGPVPSGDRKPLDHPPRPERQQQPLGTPGCPLCLVLQREIDDLKEKLAAMQYLADKFQTL; the protein is encoded by the exons ATGAGCTCCCCCGATAAGCTGTCTGTGTGGGTAACGGTTTTTGGCCCAGAGGGCGGGGAGCGGGCCGGCGTCGGCCCAGGCGGCCCCGCAGTCCTGCGGGGTCCCGACCCAGGCCCCGAGCCCGGGGAGCCGCGGAGCGGCGAGGGCGGGGGCGGCTTCCCGGACCCCGAGGGCTTCCAGTCGGAGCGGGAGATGCTGGAAGCGGGAGGGCCGGTGCTGTGGGGCAGCGAAGGCCGACCTGACTCCCCGGCTGACGTCACGAGGGACCTCCTGGAACTGGCCGAGGAGTCTGCGGCGGGCATCCTGCGGCAGCTGGCCGACTGGGACGTGCTGGACGTCCACAGACACCCGTCCCCGGAGAGCTGCGCCGCCTTCGAAGTGTCCGCCGTGTGGGCCGGCCTCGAGGCGGGTCCCGGGGGTCGAGGAGCGCCCGCCCAGAGCTGTGGGGAAGCGCCGCCAGCTCCGTCCGGCCGTCTCCACCTCGGTGGGCCCGAAGCGGGCCGGGCCTGGGGGAACCCTAAGAGAGGCCCTAAGCGTAGGTTGAAGGTGGCTGCGGATCGCCAGCGGCTCCCCGAGGAAGACCCGGCCTGGCTGCTGTCCGACCCCGAGTCCTCAGATGAGCTCAGTGAGACACAGCTGATGACGGTGAGCACTTACCCCAGAGGAGGAGGCCAGGCCGAGCCCAGCAGACCCGAGGCTCCCGGGGACACTCCCAGACACTCGAATTTCCAAGTCAGAGAGAATTTCCTTCACGTGCCAGGCTCTTCCCTGTCCTTGGCTCCGCGAGGACTCACTTCGGTTGTGGAAACGCAGGGCGTGGGAGAGCAGGGCATCTCTTCCCCTAGGAAAAGGCGGAGCGTGCtctgggggaaggggggcagcAGGCCCAGCTACCCGGGAGCTGCTGCTGCTTCAGGTGGCCTGCCGCGGGTCACTCCTAGGAAGAAGGGGGCCCAGGAGAAGAAATCCCTCGGGGGAGCCTCCAAACTTGCCCTGGGGAGAACCTTCCCTTCCGGGGGAGTGCGAATCTCGGCACCTCCCCTGGAACCGGCCACCTTGCCCCCAATCTCTGGTATTCCGCTGCTTGGGAGATCCAAGAGGTATACCTTGGTCCTTTCGGGAACTGAACAGTCCAAGCACACCGGTGCTGGGAAGAAATCCGTGGCCAGGCGGGCAAGGGAGTCTGAGGCGGTGGCGGGAGAAGATAAGGACCCAAATAGAGACCCAGCCGCAAAGGGCCAA CTGCCAACTCACAGGCCAGGCACATCTTTTCCACGCATGCATGGTGGAAAAGCCTGCAGTGACGACCTCAATACCAGAGGCCCCCAAGATCCAGGAAACTCAGAGCCCTTGGCCCTGAACCCAGGAGAAGTCATGCCCAGGGGGCCTGTCCCCTCAG GTGACCGGAAGCCACTTGACCATCCCCCAAGACCAGAAAGACAGCAGCAGCCACTGGGAACACCGGGCTGTCCTCTG TGTCTCGTGCTACAGAGAGAAATAGACGACCTTAAGGAGAAACTTG CCGCCATGCAGTACCTGGCTGACAAGTTCCAGACCCTTTGA